The Cellulomonas flavigena DSM 20109 DNA segment GGAGACGGTTCCGTCGTCGAGGAGGAAGGGTGCCTCCACGCCGAGGCGCAGGCGGTCGGCGTTGATCTGCTCGGCGGTGTTCATCACGATCGGCAGGACGGTGATGCCGGCCTCCGCGAACCCGGGGTGCTGCTCGATCTTCTGCATCTGGACGAGGCACGAGTCGCAGCCTGCGCCCTCGTTGAAGTAGAGCACCACGGGGGAACCCGCGAAGTCCGACAGGGAGACCGTGGTGCCGTCCGAGACCGGGAGCGTGAAGCCAGGGGCGGTGCGTTCCGTGCTCGACTCGACCGGCCGGGCGCTGAGGAGAGCCGCCACCACCACGCCGAGGATCGCGAGGAGCGAGATGCCCCAGATGGTCCAGCTGCGGACCTGACGTCGGCGTGCGCCGGCTTGCTGCTGCCGGATCTCCTGCAGCGCGAGCTGACGATCGTGCTGCAGGCGCCGTGTGGCGCTGGCGGAGGTCATCAGTGGGTCCTCTCCTCAGTCGGTGCGGTGTGGCAGGTGGGTGCGTCCGGCAGCGTGTCCGCCGTC contains these protein-coding regions:
- a CDS encoding peroxiredoxin family protein — translated: MTSASATRRLQHDRQLALQEIRQQQAGARRRQVRSWTIWGISLLAILGVVVAALLSARPVESSTERTAPGFTLPVSDGTTVSLSDFAGSPVVLYFNEGAGCDSCLVQMQKIEQHPGFAEAGITVLPIVMNTAEQINADRLRLGVEAPFLLDDGTVSEAYGVLGTGMHEGLPGHGFVLIDPDGTQTWFGDYPSMWLDPADLLKEVTSRL